DNA from Mesorhizobium sp. DCY119:
GTGAAGAATACGCGATCCGGATGCCTTCGCAGCGGGATATTTTCCTCCATGAAATCAAATCGCTTCTGCATGGCATACCTCCCTGGAATGCCCTCATCCTTCTGGGTTGACATCTAGAACAAAACAAGAACATTCGCAACAAAAATGATTCGGGAATGTGCTCAGAACCCACGCCCGCCAGATCAGACTGCATTCACCTTGGAGGCATCCTGTCGAATCTTGGCAGAGCTGGATCGAGGTGGTCCCACGCATGACCGCCGGCAGCCCAGAAAACCATTTGCGGTTTGTATCGGCCTGGATCGTCGAGGCTGGCAGCGCTGACGATGAAAAGATCAGGCATGTCTGGAAAGGTTATGTAGACAGGTGAACCGCAGGTGGGGCAGAAGGCGCGCGCTTTGACGGTTCCGCCCTCGCCCACCATGTTCCAATGGGTCGCTTCGCCCTCCACCTTCACGGGCGCGCCGTTGAAGGTCAGGTGGGATTGGTGCCCGGTGCCACTGTCATGCTGACACTGGCGACACTGGCAGTCGTTCATCATGATTGGTTCGGCAGAAATCTCATATCGGATCGCGCCGCAGGCGCATCCGCCGGTGTAAGGCTTGCTCACGTCTTTTCTCCTGCTGTGAAGTGGTTGCGGGCCGAGAAAACTTCGCTCAGCCCTTTTCGTACTCGTCGTGGCGCCGCCACCAGACGCCCTGTTCGTTGCGCCCTTTGGGTGCGCGGTCGAGCCACTGGTACGTGCCCCATAGGCCATCCAGCCCGCGCGCATAGGCGGAATAGGTGTGGTAGACGCGGCCGTCCTCGAGCACGAACGCGCTTAGGCCCGGTCTCTCTCGTGTGTATGTGGCAGTGTCGGTTCCGGACATGGTCGCGAAGATAGTGGCGCCGTCCGGCGTCGTACGCGAGGGTATCACGGCGACAGGCAACGGCGCCTCGCGCTCATAGTTGTATTCGATACCGCCTTCGCTCTGCTGCTCCTCGGTGAACCAGACATTGAAATCGGCGTTGAAGTCGCTGCTGAACGAGGATGCCCAGGGAAACGTCCAGCCCATCCGCCGCTTATAGACCTGCAGCTTTGCGAGCG
Protein-coding regions in this window:
- a CDS encoding thioredoxin family protein, whose product is MPHQVVSRDQWLKARVALLKEEKELTRHSDTLAQQRQELPWVRIDKQYSFETDEGNATLADLFKGRSQLLMYHFMFGPDYKAGCPSCSAIADGFNGVFVHLENHDVAFWAVSRAPLAKLQVYKRRMGWTFPWASSFSSDFNADFNVWFTEEQQSEGGIEYNYEREAPLPVAVIPSRTTPDGATIFATMSGTDTATYTRERPGLSAFVLEDGRVYHTYSAYARGLDGLWGTYQWLDRAPKGRNEQGVWWRRHDEYEKG
- a CDS encoding GFA family protein, which encodes MSKPYTGGCACGAIRYEISAEPIMMNDCQCRQCQHDSGTGHQSHLTFNGAPVKVEGEATHWNMVGEGGTVKARAFCPTCGSPVYITFPDMPDLFIVSAASLDDPGRYKPQMVFWAAGGHAWDHLDPALPRFDRMPPR